From the genome of Brevibacterium sp. JSBI002, one region includes:
- a CDS encoding VanZ family protein, giving the protein MTGARRRLRTVPLALLILYTVFIGLVTLTPNQLDTGPGSVIALLLEFLASHRVTSWIDYDMLEKLANVGMFIPFGLLLALQCGRGRWWVGWVTGIAFTCLIEGTQATLLSPTRFGTISDLVTNSLGAGIGAVAGLIAMTLWPGSDDVPVDHEVH; this is encoded by the coding sequence ATGACGGGTGCGAGGCGGAGGCTGCGAACGGTGCCCTTGGCGCTGCTCATCCTCTACACCGTCTTCATCGGTCTCGTCACCCTCACGCCCAACCAGCTGGACACGGGCCCCGGATCGGTCATCGCGTTGCTGCTCGAGTTCCTCGCTTCCCACCGGGTGACCTCGTGGATCGACTACGACATGCTCGAGAAGCTGGCGAACGTCGGAATGTTCATCCCCTTCGGGCTTCTCCTGGCGCTGCAGTGCGGTCGCGGCCGCTGGTGGGTCGGCTGGGTCACGGGGATTGCCTTCACCTGCCTCATCGAGGGCACGCAGGCGACTCTGCTCTCACCCACTCGCTTCGGCACGATCAGCGACCTCGTGACGAACAGCCTCGGCGCCGGCATCGGAGCGGTGGCCGGACTCATCGCCATGACCCTCTGGCCGGGGTCTGACGACGTTCCCGTCGATCACGAGGTGCACTGA
- a CDS encoding VanZ family protein: MTDRDQRTVGAPLALLVLYTLFIAAITLTPQQMGTGPDTLIGHALDLFAAHRETAWLTYERVEKLGNVAMFIPFGFLAALHFGRRRWWLGFLFGAGFSAAIEIFQGTVLTQSRFATLSDLVTNTLGAGIGALLGLCCLAAWPKRSTRRESEKELAPV; the protein is encoded by the coding sequence ATGACAGATCGTGATCAGCGCACAGTCGGTGCGCCGCTGGCCCTTCTCGTCCTCTACACCCTCTTCATCGCCGCCATCACGCTGACCCCGCAGCAGATGGGCACCGGCCCGGACACCCTCATCGGGCACGCACTCGACCTCTTCGCCGCTCACCGGGAGACTGCCTGGCTGACCTATGAACGGGTCGAGAAGCTGGGCAATGTGGCGATGTTCATTCCCTTCGGCTTCCTCGCGGCCCTGCACTTCGGGCGCCGACGCTGGTGGCTCGGATTCCTCTTCGGCGCGGGTTTCAGCGCCGCCATCGAGATCTTCCAGGGCACCGTGCTCACTCAGTCCCGCTTCGCCACGCTCAGCGACCTCGTCACGAACACTCTCGGCGCCGGCATCGGCGCGCTCCTCGGCCTGTGCTGCCTGGCCGCATGGCCGAAACGGTCGACGAGGCGGGAATCCGAAAAGGAGCTCGCGCCGGTGTAG
- a CDS encoding MarR family winged helix-turn-helix transcriptional regulator, whose protein sequence is MSQEKDAEDHAGEDSLESLLGFQLKHLQSTLRSKMDETLRPLELTTPQYNCLEQLRRRPGASNSELARGAFVTRQTMNTLLRGLQERGLIERPSTAESGRILPTRLTSAGFEVLDQAVSRVEAVSGRMVSSLDDETRTMVTEALGRCIAALEEAEDD, encoded by the coding sequence ATGAGTCAAGAGAAGGATGCTGAAGACCACGCAGGAGAAGACAGCCTCGAGTCGCTGCTCGGCTTTCAGCTCAAGCACCTGCAGTCGACGCTGCGGTCGAAGATGGACGAGACGCTGCGGCCGCTGGAGCTGACCACCCCGCAGTACAACTGCCTCGAACAGCTGCGCCGGAGACCGGGCGCGTCGAATTCCGAGCTCGCGCGCGGCGCCTTCGTCACCCGGCAGACGATGAATACGCTGCTGCGCGGACTCCAGGAACGGGGACTGATTGAGCGACCCTCCACGGCCGAGTCCGGTCGCATCCTGCCCACACGCCTCACCTCGGCGGGCTTTGAGGTGCTCGATCAGGCCGTCTCCCGCGTCGAGGCGGTCTCCGGGCGCATGGTCTCATCGCTCGACGATGAGACTCGGACGATGGTCACCGAGGCGCTCGGGCGGTGCATCGCGGCCCTCGAAGAAGCCGAGGACGACTGA
- a CDS encoding VOC family protein: MNTSMSTEKMGTESAATESTGAEAGATQQVGSVSGPDFIALQVRDVEAAARFYESHLGLTRAPVAPPGAVVFTTSPIPIAVREPLPGVDLDAGDLPGNGVALWLRCDDARALHDSLAEAGVEILRAPAPSPFGLTFAFADPDGYAVTLHDAG; encoded by the coding sequence ATGAACACGTCAATGAGCACAGAGAAGATGGGCACAGAATCGGCCGCCACGGAATCGACCGGTGCGGAGGCAGGCGCCACACAGCAGGTCGGCTCTGTGAGCGGCCCGGACTTCATCGCCTTGCAGGTCCGAGACGTGGAAGCGGCCGCCCGGTTCTACGAATCGCATCTCGGGCTCACCCGTGCCCCGGTCGCTCCTCCCGGAGCGGTCGTCTTCACGACGTCGCCGATTCCCATTGCCGTGCGCGAACCGCTGCCCGGCGTTGATCTCGACGCCGGGGACCTCCCGGGGAACGGGGTGGCATTGTGGCTGAGGTGCGACGATGCCCGCGCTCTTCATGATTCCCTCGCCGAGGCGGGGGTGGAGATCCTCCGGGCGCCAGCTCCCAGCCCCTTCGGACTGACCTTCGCCTTCGCCGATCCCGACGGCTATGCAGTGACCCTGCACGACGCAGGGTGA
- a CDS encoding DUF1905 domain-containing protein, protein MVTFTTELLKLGNDVGIEVPEDIVLGFGVGKRVPVIVTIEGYSYFSTTTVMGGKYLLPLAKEHREKIGVAGGETRDRRIKKIVDSLG, encoded by the coding sequence ATGGTCACGTTCACCACTGAACTCCTGAAACTCGGCAACGACGTCGGCATCGAAGTTCCCGAGGACATCGTGCTCGGCTTCGGCGTGGGCAAGCGGGTCCCGGTCATCGTCACGATCGAAGGCTATTCGTATTTCTCGACGACCACGGTGATGGGTGGGAAGTACCTGCTCCCGCTCGCCAAGGAGCACCGGGAGAAGATCGGCGTCGCCGGCGGTGAGACCCGCGACCGCCGGATCAAGAAGATCGTCGACTCGCTCGGCTGA
- a CDS encoding methyltransferase family protein, whose product MNRHLTEVNKPKKRLRIFHGRMYFALQALAGAAWWLGTAMVPGVADATLGSIDPLLIAFVDIPLFVIGSALAALNFRWAVWIATGWTVLVALGMVVYATATTEAGLGAVLMILAALGSLLAGVLMIVGRIPSEKLLIGPFAFHSSHTRIRSRLLMRTTIQIVVFWGVFLIIIPVIINAFEDRWNLAYKFPILLVVVGFALLAISSVIGVWSARAIANFGSGTPLPSQMAHHLVTRGPYAFVRNPMAIAGIVQGMAMGLLIGSWLVVVYALIGSLLWNWLIRPHEETDLIERFGDEYRDYAKRVRCWWPTFSTTETAPDLVDED is encoded by the coding sequence ATGAATCGACATCTCACCGAAGTGAACAAACCGAAGAAACGACTGCGCATCTTCCACGGCCGGATGTACTTCGCCCTCCAGGCCCTCGCCGGAGCGGCGTGGTGGCTGGGCACCGCGATGGTTCCCGGGGTGGCCGACGCGACGCTCGGCAGCATCGACCCGCTGCTCATCGCATTCGTCGATATTCCGCTCTTCGTCATCGGCTCGGCCCTGGCCGCGCTCAACTTCCGCTGGGCGGTGTGGATCGCGACCGGTTGGACCGTGCTCGTGGCCCTGGGCATGGTCGTCTATGCGACCGCCACCACCGAGGCGGGACTCGGCGCCGTCCTCATGATCCTCGCCGCGCTCGGCAGCCTCCTTGCCGGTGTGCTCATGATCGTCGGGCGCATCCCGTCCGAGAAGCTCCTCATCGGACCCTTCGCGTTCCACAGTTCGCATACCCGCATCCGGTCCCGCCTGCTGATGCGGACCACCATCCAGATCGTCGTGTTCTGGGGCGTGTTCCTCATCATCATCCCGGTCATCATCAATGCCTTCGAAGACCGCTGGAACCTCGCCTATAAGTTCCCGATCCTCCTGGTCGTCGTCGGTTTCGCCCTGCTCGCCATCTCCAGCGTCATCGGCGTGTGGTCGGCCAGAGCGATTGCGAACTTCGGCTCCGGCACACCGCTGCCCTCCCAGATGGCCCATCACCTCGTCACCCGCGGTCCCTACGCCTTCGTCCGCAATCCGATGGCCATCGCAGGCATCGTCCAGGGCATGGCGATGGGCCTGCTCATCGGTTCGTGGCTCGTCGTCGTATACGCACTCATCGGCTCACTGCTGTGGAACTGGCTCATCCGCCCCCACGAGGAGACCGACCTGATCGAGCGCTTCGGCGACGAATACCGCGACTACGCCAAGCGCGTACGCTGCTGGTGGCCGACCTTCTCGACCACCGAAACCGCTCCCGACCTTGTCGACGAGGACTGA
- a CDS encoding PhzF family phenazine biosynthesis protein — translation MSQHRRFAQVDVFSAVPFQGNPVAVTVDADGLDDTQMARIANWTNLSETTFVLPPDDPAADYRLRIFTPHRELPFAGHPTLGSAAAWLDAGGAPKHADRIVQECGAGLVDIRRSPRRGGPTDPTSPTTPTEPATASSELLAFAAPDRLRSGPLDEAYVEQIAAALGVDRSEILGHQWADNGPGWAAVRLSSAEQVLALTPDFSAIPDAKLGVLGAHPDGSDHEYEIRAFVPGVGVAEDPVTGSLNASVAQWLIGENLAPNSYTATQGTALGRSGVISIAAEDDEIWVGGDTSICIRGTVHT, via the coding sequence TTGTCACAGCACCGTCGTTTCGCCCAGGTCGATGTCTTCTCTGCCGTGCCCTTCCAGGGCAACCCCGTCGCGGTCACCGTCGACGCCGATGGCCTCGATGACACGCAGATGGCCCGCATCGCGAACTGGACGAACCTGTCCGAGACCACCTTCGTCCTCCCGCCCGACGACCCCGCGGCCGACTACCGCCTGCGCATCTTCACCCCGCACCGAGAGCTGCCCTTCGCCGGCCACCCCACGCTCGGTTCGGCAGCGGCCTGGCTCGACGCCGGCGGCGCCCCGAAACACGCGGACCGCATCGTCCAGGAGTGCGGTGCCGGTCTCGTCGACATCCGCAGATCCCCTCGCCGAGGCGGCCCGACCGATCCGACCAGCCCGACCACCCCAACCGAACCAGCGACCGCATCCTCCGAACTCCTCGCCTTCGCCGCCCCCGATCGCCTGCGCTCGGGACCGCTCGACGAGGCGTACGTCGAGCAGATCGCAGCCGCCCTCGGCGTCGATCGCTCCGAGATCCTCGGACACCAGTGGGCCGACAACGGCCCCGGCTGGGCGGCCGTGCGACTGTCCAGCGCCGAACAGGTGCTCGCACTGACCCCGGACTTCTCGGCGATCCCGGATGCGAAGCTCGGCGTCCTCGGCGCCCACCCCGACGGGTCGGACCACGAGTACGAGATCCGCGCCTTCGTGCCGGGAGTCGGCGTCGCCGAGGATCCGGTGACCGGCAGCCTCAACGCCTCCGTCGCCCAATGGCTCATCGGTGAGAACCTGGCCCCGAACAGCTATACCGCGACCCAGGGAACCGCGCTCGGCCGCTCCGGAGTCATCTCCATCGCCGCCGAGGACGACGAGATCTGGGTCGGCGGAGACACATCCATCTGCATCCGCGGGACGGTGCACACATGA
- a CDS encoding Gfo/Idh/MocA family protein: MHSGDTARRRGPRIGMLGGGFMGRVHSRAARSAGAVLDSVASSRPERSAQAAANLGFENSTAPDELLGRTFDAIHICTPNDVHAAQSLQALDAGSNIICEKPLATDSAAARAVLACADEAGLLGTVPFVYRYHPMVREARARFREGQAGTLLTVDAGYLQDWLLGSGDENWRVETERGGPSRAFADIGSHLVDLIEFIVDDRISSLVATTRTVHPRRGGTAVTTEDTVAATVEFSGGAIGSLLVSQLAPGRKNGLTVEIAGTEASMRFEQEQPEQLWFGKRADSRLLVRDPDSLSADAARLCMVPAGHPQGYQDAFNGFVADSYAYFAGERPEGLPTLRDGVRAVLVTEAVLRSVHERSWVDVESLGL; this comes from the coding sequence ATGCACTCAGGTGACACTGCGCGGAGACGAGGTCCTCGCATCGGAATGCTCGGCGGCGGGTTCATGGGCCGCGTCCACAGTCGAGCCGCACGTTCGGCCGGAGCCGTGCTCGACTCGGTCGCATCGTCGCGGCCGGAGAGATCGGCACAAGCGGCGGCGAATCTCGGCTTCGAGAATTCGACTGCGCCCGACGAACTGCTCGGCCGCACCTTCGACGCAATCCACATCTGCACGCCCAACGACGTCCACGCGGCACAGTCCCTGCAGGCGCTGGACGCGGGGTCGAACATCATCTGCGAGAAGCCCTTGGCCACTGATTCGGCCGCCGCGCGTGCCGTGTTGGCCTGCGCCGACGAGGCGGGTCTGCTTGGGACCGTTCCGTTCGTCTATCGCTACCACCCGATGGTGCGCGAGGCCCGAGCCCGATTCCGCGAGGGGCAAGCCGGGACGCTGCTTACCGTCGACGCGGGATACCTGCAGGACTGGCTGCTCGGCTCGGGCGACGAGAACTGGCGCGTCGAGACTGAGCGCGGCGGCCCCTCGCGGGCCTTCGCCGACATCGGCTCCCACCTCGTCGACCTCATCGAGTTCATCGTCGATGACCGAATATCGTCCCTGGTGGCGACCACGAGGACAGTTCACCCACGCCGAGGCGGCACCGCGGTGACCACGGAGGACACCGTGGCTGCAACCGTCGAGTTCTCCGGCGGCGCCATCGGTTCGCTGCTGGTGTCCCAGCTGGCTCCCGGACGCAAGAACGGACTGACCGTGGAGATCGCCGGCACCGAGGCGAGCATGCGCTTCGAGCAGGAGCAGCCCGAGCAGCTGTGGTTCGGCAAGCGCGCCGACAGCCGCCTCCTCGTCCGCGATCCCGACTCCCTGTCCGCCGATGCCGCGCGCCTGTGCATGGTCCCGGCCGGCCATCCGCAGGGATACCAGGATGCGTTCAATGGCTTCGTCGCCGACTCCTATGCCTACTTCGCCGGCGAGCGACCCGAAGGTCTGCCGACTCTGCGAGACGGGGTGCGAGCCGTGCTCGTGACGGAGGCCGTGCTGCGGTCGGTACACGAACGTTCTTGGGTCGATGTCGAGTCGCTGGGCCTCTAG
- a CDS encoding M50 family metallopeptidase produces MDFKQATATWWDAITSGFGRQDGLELDILGLVLVIGVPLVVTLTPGIWRFFGLFVTFIHELGHAFAALMTGRVVKGISLNFDHSGQMNSFGRVGFSATWAGFWGYPAPGVLGLVLATSAVFGWAPLALSVGALILLVALIFIRNFAGAVIAVITAIAAQLVVVFLPLEWISVFVAALGTALTIGSLKDLVKVIRVHTRRRHVQQSDAYILAQGSALPAGAWLTLFALVIIVCALATARVLYTAVSVGAV; encoded by the coding sequence ATGGACTTCAAGCAGGCAACGGCGACGTGGTGGGATGCCATCACCTCGGGCTTCGGGCGGCAGGACGGGCTCGAGCTCGACATCCTCGGGCTCGTGCTCGTCATCGGAGTTCCCCTGGTCGTGACCCTGACTCCGGGGATCTGGAGGTTCTTCGGACTGTTCGTGACCTTCATCCACGAACTCGGTCACGCATTCGCCGCCCTGATGACGGGACGCGTGGTCAAGGGGATCTCACTGAACTTCGATCATTCGGGGCAGATGAACTCCTTCGGCCGAGTCGGCTTCTCCGCCACTTGGGCGGGTTTCTGGGGATATCCGGCACCGGGCGTGCTCGGGCTCGTCCTGGCCACCTCGGCGGTCTTCGGTTGGGCCCCCTTGGCACTGTCAGTGGGCGCGCTGATCCTGTTGGTCGCGCTCATCTTCATCCGGAACTTCGCGGGCGCGGTCATCGCCGTGATCACGGCGATCGCGGCGCAGCTCGTCGTCGTGTTCCTGCCGCTGGAGTGGATCTCGGTCTTCGTCGCCGCGCTCGGCACGGCGCTGACGATCGGGTCGCTCAAGGACCTCGTCAAGGTCATCCGCGTCCATACGCGCCGGCGCCACGTGCAGCAGTCCGATGCCTATATCCTCGCGCAGGGCTCGGCCTTGCCCGCCGGTGCCTGGCTGACGCTGTTTGCGCTGGTCATCATCGTCTGCGCGCTCGCCACCGCACGGGTGCTGTATACGGCGGTGTCGGTCGGCGCGGTGTGA
- a CDS encoding HAD family hydrolase, which produces MAPLPKFSAVLFDCDGVLVDSESITNGVLHQMLQELGWQLSAEECIARFVGKMLRDEADVIEEHTGFRIDAEWMQEFRRRRNAQLEASLQAIPGVVEAVHRIAEIYPGRIACASGADRPKIELQLRKIGLFDAFDGRIFSGMEQPNSKPDPDVYLAAAESLQIDPAEAAVIEDSPTGVIAGVAAGSRVLGFCPDSPVHQSAKTLLAAGAVETFSAMDQLPGLLTE; this is translated from the coding sequence ATGGCCCCACTTCCGAAGTTCTCCGCCGTCCTCTTCGACTGTGACGGAGTCCTCGTCGATTCCGAAAGCATCACGAACGGCGTCCTCCACCAAATGCTGCAGGAACTCGGCTGGCAGCTGAGCGCCGAGGAATGCATTGCGCGATTCGTCGGCAAGATGCTCCGCGATGAGGCTGATGTCATCGAGGAGCACACCGGATTCCGCATCGACGCGGAGTGGATGCAGGAGTTCCGACGGCGGCGCAATGCCCAGCTCGAGGCCTCCCTCCAAGCGATTCCCGGGGTCGTCGAGGCCGTTCACCGCATCGCCGAGATCTACCCGGGCAGGATCGCCTGTGCTTCGGGAGCGGATCGTCCCAAGATCGAGCTGCAGCTGCGCAAGATCGGCCTGTTCGATGCCTTCGACGGTCGGATCTTCTCCGGCATGGAGCAGCCGAACTCGAAGCCTGACCCGGACGTCTATTTGGCGGCAGCCGAATCCTTGCAGATCGACCCCGCCGAGGCGGCCGTGATCGAAGATTCCCCCACAGGCGTGATCGCCGGGGTTGCGGCCGGATCCCGCGTGCTCGGGTTCTGCCCGGATTCTCCGGTTCATCAGAGTGCGAAAACGCTGTTGGCTGCAGGTGCGGTTGAGACCTTCAGCGCGATGGATCAGCTGCCTGGCCTGTTGACTGAGTAG
- a CDS encoding HNH endonuclease signature motif containing protein encodes MKDPQDPGNSGLERASNESVSGFPAASADPSSSPQVPLIGPDSPRRLDVDPDSPMAVVVSLSQLSTGVRLAEFQAVAGLFLTDVIEKLRYAEGDKIYYHATFSETAGRFITARDGLPPKEDDFVDPWTSTGFVLEDREVVGSDDTDSSTGTATGDSETGESIVDQPLAPPAAPLPNFPKFGLHKSFNSWVHDLAAREEIAELTAVLGSSSDGAYNEITNAVTLAFGLPKFLQRCLAGEFTIEHVLAATRAIKDVAFEYLPRLDAYLGDRRADITLETFRKSLNLKIAAIVPVDDRAELAKKRRRVDIMNYPDGTASVTLSGPAVELNAFYLRIEAFARAIRNGNISALTEESTAGLEVADQDSIAALMFDIATRATPQMSIAVTTHDTTTGETTTNEIALETADDSDPMAPITASAVDRTAQTVQREAVAAASTGVDVKTTIKLVMPTHGQWVREQAKMMVTVPYLTAVGKSELPGTFSDGTPVPPDAARALAGESRTWHRILTDPATGTPIDARSRSYHIPAEVRAPLVGKWQSCTAPGCTRRAEISEVDHIIPFDHADPARGGQTTFENLHPLCKPDHQAKTDRRFSVRMTEDGAVEYSFTRGVVATMYPPDNPINAEHARQVENFDQLPNLLDRQNPVDAEQLRDVGNLGPAGRLDNTDAFRPPEPEGHTATGDSEPVASEPRDSRPGSRERGDKCAPSAGAKPVLSVGREPPWNDYWDSGDPPPF; translated from the coding sequence ATGAAGGATCCTCAGGATCCGGGCAACAGCGGTCTCGAGCGTGCCTCGAATGAATCAGTCTCCGGTTTCCCCGCCGCATCGGCGGATCCCTCTTCTTCGCCACAGGTCCCTCTGATCGGCCCCGACTCGCCCCGTCGTCTCGACGTCGACCCCGACTCGCCGATGGCCGTGGTCGTCAGTCTGTCTCAATTGAGCACGGGAGTTCGCCTCGCCGAATTCCAAGCCGTCGCGGGCCTGTTTCTGACCGATGTCATTGAGAAGCTCCGTTACGCCGAGGGCGACAAGATCTACTATCACGCAACGTTCTCTGAGACGGCTGGCCGCTTCATCACGGCACGTGACGGACTGCCGCCCAAGGAGGACGACTTCGTGGACCCGTGGACATCCACCGGCTTCGTTCTCGAAGACCGCGAAGTCGTCGGGTCTGATGACACTGATTCTTCCACCGGCACTGCCACGGGCGACAGCGAAACCGGGGAGAGCATCGTCGATCAGCCACTTGCTCCGCCGGCAGCCCCGCTTCCGAACTTTCCCAAATTCGGACTGCACAAATCCTTCAACAGCTGGGTCCATGATCTTGCTGCTCGCGAAGAGATCGCCGAATTGACCGCGGTCCTCGGCTCGTCGAGCGACGGTGCCTACAACGAGATCACGAACGCCGTCACACTGGCGTTCGGCCTGCCGAAGTTCCTGCAGCGCTGCCTGGCCGGTGAGTTCACGATCGAACACGTGCTTGCCGCGACCCGTGCCATCAAAGACGTCGCCTTTGAGTATCTGCCCCGTCTCGATGCCTACCTGGGCGACCGTCGTGCCGATATCACCCTGGAGACCTTCAGGAAGTCGCTGAACCTCAAGATCGCGGCGATCGTGCCTGTCGACGACCGGGCCGAGCTGGCCAAGAAGCGTCGCCGGGTTGACATCATGAATTACCCCGACGGCACCGCCTCGGTGACCCTGTCCGGACCCGCCGTGGAACTCAACGCCTTCTACCTGCGCATCGAGGCCTTCGCCCGGGCGATCCGCAATGGCAACATCTCAGCACTCACCGAAGAGAGCACCGCCGGCCTCGAGGTTGCCGACCAAGACAGCATCGCCGCCCTGATGTTCGACATCGCCACGCGAGCGACCCCGCAGATGAGCATCGCCGTGACGACGCACGACACCACGACCGGTGAGACCACCACCAACGAGATCGCTCTCGAGACTGCCGACGATTCCGACCCCATGGCTCCGATCACCGCATCCGCGGTCGATCGCACCGCGCAGACTGTGCAGCGCGAAGCGGTAGCGGCAGCCAGCACCGGGGTCGACGTGAAGACCACCATCAAGCTCGTCATGCCCACCCACGGACAATGGGTGCGAGAGCAGGCGAAGATGATGGTGACGGTCCCATATCTCACCGCGGTGGGAAAGTCGGAGCTGCCGGGAACGTTCTCCGACGGCACCCCGGTGCCGCCCGACGCAGCACGGGCTCTCGCAGGTGAGAGCCGCACTTGGCACCGGATCCTCACCGATCCCGCCACCGGGACACCGATCGATGCCCGCTCACGCAGCTACCACATCCCGGCAGAAGTGCGCGCGCCCTTGGTCGGCAAATGGCAGTCCTGCACTGCTCCGGGGTGCACCCGACGAGCGGAGATCTCGGAAGTCGACCACATCATTCCGTTCGACCATGCCGATCCGGCCCGAGGCGGTCAGACGACGTTCGAGAACCTCCATCCGCTGTGCAAACCCGACCACCAGGCGAAGACCGACCGCAGGTTCTCCGTGCGAATGACCGAGGACGGGGCAGTGGAGTACTCCTTCACCCGCGGAGTAGTCGCAACAATGTATCCACCGGACAACCCGATCAACGCCGAGCATGCTCGACAGGTGGAGAACTTTGACCAACTGCCGAATCTGCTCGACCGGCAGAATCCCGTCGATGCTGAGCAGCTTCGCGACGTCGGAAATCTGGGCCCAGCCGGACGACTCGACAATACAGATGCATTTCGCCCTCCTGAACCAGAGGGCCACACCGCAACAGGGGACTCCGAACCAGTAGCCTCCGAGCCAAGGGACTCCAGACCAGGCTCCAGGGAACGAGGGGACAAGTGTGCCCCGAGCGCTGGCGCCAAGCCCGTCTTGAGCGTCGGCCGGGAGCCCCCGTGGAACGACTATTGGGACTCCGGAGATCCTCCCCCGTTCTGA
- a CDS encoding nucleobase:cation symporter-2 family protein has product MSVSHQSPSNDRKSAAASKPARPEDERLSVGSSFAYGLQHVLTMYGGIIAVPLIIGNAAGLDGNGISLLIASCLFVGGLATILQSVGVPFFGSQLPLVQGVSFAGVATMTSILAGGDGLPAVFGSVLVASVIGLIVAPAFALIVKFFPPVVTGTVITTIGLSLMPVAAGWAMGGDAEAADYGSARNILIAVVTLAIVLILSRIPVAMISQLSILLAIIIGTIGCLIFGWADFSHVLDRGIFAFPEPFAFGMPTFSAAAIISMFIVIIVTFAETTADIIAVGEIVDTKVDSKRIASGLRADMLSSAVSPIFNSFTQSAFAQNVGLVAITGVKSRFVVTAGGAILVVLGLLPVMGGLIAAVPTPVLGGAGIVLFGTVAASGIRTLSKVEYEGNLNMIIVAVSLAFGIIPVVEPDFYNAFPDWVGIILHSGISSATLMAVLLNLIFNHIGVKTKDRSDRSVFVAGTGRVIRKEELQRLIDNEAILYEGDTVKDGKIVDCNGEEVPVVTEEQHEKVVDAAQKGEVRTQEDVRRLIAEDGT; this is encoded by the coding sequence ATGTCGGTATCCCATCAGTCACCCAGCAACGACCGCAAGTCCGCGGCCGCGAGCAAGCCGGCCCGTCCGGAGGACGAACGGCTTTCCGTCGGCAGCTCGTTCGCCTACGGTCTGCAACACGTGCTCACCATGTACGGCGGAATCATCGCCGTTCCCCTCATCATCGGCAATGCCGCCGGTCTCGACGGCAACGGCATCAGCCTCCTCATCGCCTCCTGTCTGTTCGTCGGTGGTCTCGCAACGATTCTGCAGTCGGTCGGTGTGCCGTTCTTCGGCTCGCAGCTGCCGCTGGTCCAGGGCGTCTCGTTCGCCGGTGTCGCCACGATGACGTCCATTCTGGCCGGTGGCGACGGTCTTCCTGCGGTCTTCGGATCGGTGCTGGTCGCCTCGGTGATCGGTCTGATCGTCGCTCCGGCGTTCGCACTCATCGTGAAGTTCTTCCCGCCGGTGGTCACCGGAACGGTCATCACCACGATCGGTCTGTCACTCATGCCCGTGGCCGCAGGCTGGGCCATGGGCGGGGACGCCGAGGCCGCCGACTATGGCAGCGCGCGCAATATCCTCATCGCCGTGGTCACCCTGGCGATCGTGCTCATCCTCAGCCGGATTCCCGTCGCGATGATCTCCCAGCTGTCGATTCTGCTGGCCATCATCATCGGCACCATCGGCTGCCTCATCTTCGGCTGGGCCGATTTCTCCCATGTACTCGATCGCGGCATCTTCGCGTTCCCCGAGCCGTTCGCCTTCGGTATGCCGACATTCTCGGCAGCGGCGATCATCTCGATGTTCATCGTCATCATCGTCACCTTCGCCGAGACGACTGCGGACATCATCGCCGTCGGAGAGATCGTCGATACGAAGGTCGACTCCAAGCGCATCGCTTCGGGTCTGCGCGCTGACATGCTGTCCTCGGCGGTCTCGCCGATCTTCAACTCCTTCACGCAGTCGGCTTTTGCGCAGAACGTCGGTCTGGTCGCTATCACGGGAGTGAAGTCGCGCTTCGTCGTCACTGCCGGCGGTGCGATCCTCGTGGTGCTCGGTCTGCTGCCGGTGATGGGCGGGTTGATTGCCGCAGTGCCGACTCCGGTTCTCGGCGGCGCGGGCATCGTCCTGTTCGGCACGGTCGCCGCGTCGGGCATCCGCACGCTGTCGAAGGTCGAGTACGAGGGTAACCTCAATATGATCATCGTGGCGGTCTCGCTGGCCTTCGGCATCATCCCGGTCGTCGAGCCCGACTTCTACAACGCCTTCCCGGATTGGGTCGGCATCATCCTGCACTCGGGCATCTCCTCGGCCACTCTCATGGCCGTGCTGCTCAACCTCATCTTCAACCACATCGGTGTGAAGACGAAGGATCGCTCCGACCGATCGGTCTTCGTGGCCGGCACCGGACGGGTCATCCGCAAGGAAGAGCTGCAGCGCCTCATCGACAACGAAGCCATCCTCTATGAAGGCGATACCGTCAAGGACGGCAAGATCGTCGATTGCAACGGTGAAGAAGTTCCCGTCGTCACCGAGGAGCAGCATGAGAAGGTCGTCGACGCCGCCCAGAAGGGTGAGGTGCGCACCCAGGAAGACGTCCGCCGCCTCATCGCCGAGGACGGGACCTAA